A genome region from Diorhabda carinulata isolate Delta chromosome 2, icDioCari1.1, whole genome shotgun sequence includes the following:
- the LOC130903738 gene encoding uncharacterized protein LOC130903738: protein MEVLTTYTGEEEQLVSSALKKKEEKIYTNRVLEKHFILRNTSIQYYFLRLSVESKRKLIIKFVKRLNSPASLYQIFSVMSLGHAKMDVYSIVDPETNFVYDKLILDHNRMLGEKTLEETIENDLEWFETLDDYQQINLTLGLIRISGGNVKRNLYIPLYRIYRKSICELHCKQFPKSVKSTVVLEEPPQENSQIYDPKHPETIEVEKQRKKWFDLIQKYKQEVMQETTKKKNKDKKKTKEKEKKATKSSKKEKNKGKAKKFVDDIVTFKQIDLIQLLPIWIVKKIFGYIDTKILVKLKQVNSYWAFVISELIKEKNARQKLDAALDKMKAAMDQEVFERAEQQPEEQQSKPIGKKVFYELGAIDKKIVPKNLKGLVDAGIDTDAAKARVDEYNMITGEWVHFPRFMKEDLELYRFRPGFLQDVGVEFDIVNEIERQKSFLTYSLSKSVCSLKISIKPEMLDEW, encoded by the exons ATGGAAGTTCTAACAACTTATACAGGAGAAGAAGAACAGTTAGTATCGTCGGCactgaagaagaaagaagaaaaaatctaCACGAATCGTGTTTTAGAAAAGCATTTCATTCTTCGTAATACGTCGATTCAGTATTATTTTCTACGGCTGTCGGTAGAAAGCAAACGaaaacttattataaaatttgtgaaacGACTCAACTCTCctgcaagtctttatcaaatatttagCGTCATGTCTTTGGGTCACGCCAAAATGGACGTCTACTCGATCGTAGATCCCGAAACTAATTTCGTATACGATAAATTAATCCTGGATCATAATAGAATGTTGGGAGAGAAAACTTTGGAAGAAACCATCGAAAATGATTTGGAATGGTTCGAAACTTTAGACGACTATCAACAAATTAACCTTACCTTAGGATTGATAAGGATATCAGGAGGAAATGTTAAAAGAAATTTGTACATACCTCTATACAGGATCTACAGAAAATCAATAT GTGAGTTGCATTGTAAACAATTCCCGAAAAGTGTTAAATCAACGGTTGTACTCGAGGAACCACCACAAGAAAATTCCCAAATTTACGATCCCAAACACCCAGAAACCATCGAAgtggaaaaacaaagaaaaaaatggttcgatttaatacaaaaatataaacaagaaGTTATGCAAGAAACaaccaagaaaaaaaataaagacaagaaaaaaacgaaagaaaaggaaaagaaagctACAAAGTCgagtaaaaaagaaaagaataaagGGAAAG caaaaaaattcGTGGATGATATTGTTACCTTCAAACAAATAGATCTAATCCAGCTTCTACCAATTtggattgttaaaaaaattttcggttACATCGATACCAAAATTCTAGTTAAACTAAAGCAGGTCAACAGTTACTGGGCTTTCGTGATATCCGAAttgattaaagaaaaaaatgctaGGCAAAAACTCGATGCCGCTCTGGATAAAATGAAAGCTGCTATGGACCAAGAAGTTTTCGAAAGAGCCGAACAACAACCCGAAGAACAACAATCCAAACCTATTGGAAAAAAAGTCTTCTACGAATTGGGCgctatagataaaaaaatagttccTAAAAACCTCAAAGGATTAGTCGACGCTGGTATAGATACAGATGCAGCTAAAGCACGCGTCGATGAATATAATATGATTACGGGAGAATGGGTGCATTTTCCAAGGTTCATGAAGGAAGATTTGGAATTGTATAGATTTAGACCTGGATTTTTGCAAGACGTTGGTGTTGAATTCGACATTGTGAATGAAATTGAAAGGCAAAAATCTTTTCTCACATACTCGTTATCGAAATCTGTTTGCAGTTTGAAGATTTCTATAAAACCTGAGATGCTAGATGAATGGTAA